A single genomic interval of Oncorhynchus mykiss isolate Arlee chromosome 13, USDA_OmykA_1.1, whole genome shotgun sequence harbors:
- the LOC110486185 gene encoding junction plakoglobin has protein sequence MMSMQMNEAEGSVKVAEWQQTYYAHDSGIQSGATTMRDDEGTEYSAKKYAVTTTLVENPTEMEAQYTLTRAQRVRAAMFPETLVEGEAVLSTQTDPGQQTNVQRLAEPSQLLKTAIVHLINYQDDAELATRAVPELTKLLADDDAVVVNKAAMIVNQLTRKEASRRVLMQSPQMVAAVVRAMQNTGDMETARCAASILHSLSHQREGLLAIFKSGGIPALVRMLSSPMESVLFYAITTLHNLLLHQEGAKMAVRLADGLQRMVPLLKKSNPKFLAITTDCLQLLSYGNQESKLIILANGGPEGLVFIMRNYNYEKLLWTTSRVLKVLSVCPSNKPAIVEAGGMQALGQHLTGSSQRLTQNCLWTLRNLSDAATKQEGLDGLLQVLVGQLGSDDVNMLTCATGILSNLTCNNSRNKTLVTQCGGVEALIHAVLRAGEKEDVAEPAVCALRHLTSRHQDAELAQNAVRLHYGIPAIVKLLGQPHYWPVVKATVGLIRNLALCPVNQAPLRDAGAIPRLVNLLLKAHQDTQRHASSSQQTYQDGVRMEEIVEGCTGALHILARDPVNRGEIASMQTIPLFVQLLYSYVENVKRVSAGVLCELALDKQSAEMIDAEGASAPLMELLHSNNEGIATYAAAVLFRISEDKSSDYRKRVSVELTHSLFKHDPAAWEMAHNAVPMQAAYLADELDGGYPPYGYSDLGVDGMPLEAEMHEQYMPEMAYDPRQAYPEPL, from the exons ATGATGTCCATGCAAA tGAACGAGGCAGAGGGGTCAGTGAAGGTGGCCGAGTGGCAGCAGACGTACTACGCCCACGACTCCGGCATCCAATCAGGCGCCACCACCATGCGAGATGATGAGGGCACAGAGTACAGCGCCAAGAAGTATGCCGTCACCACCACCTTGGTGGAAAACCCTACAG agATGGAGGCCCAGTACACCCTGACACGGGCCCAGCGAGTGAGAGCGGCCATGTTCCCAGAGACCCTGGTGGAGGGCGAGGCGGTGCTGTCCACTCAGACTGACCCGGGTCAGCAGACCAACGTCCAGCGGCTAGCTGAGCCCTCGCAGCTTCTCAAGACCGCCATCGTCCACCTCATTAACTACCAGGATGACGCCGAGCTGGCCACTCGCGCCGTGCCCGAGCTCACCAAGCTGCTGGCCGATGATGATGCG GTGGTGGTCAACAAGGCGGCCATGATCGTGAACCAGCTGACGCGGAAAGAGGCGTCTCGCCGGGTGCTGATGCAGTCCCCCCAGATGGTGGCGGCGGTGGTGCGGGCCATGCAGAACACGGGAGACATGGAGACAGCCCGTTGTGCCGCCAGCATCCTCCACAGCCTGTCCCACCAGAGAGAGGGCCTGCTCGCCATCTTCAAGTCCGGGGGCATCCCTGCCCTGGTCCGCATGCTCag tTCTCCCATGGAGTCAGTGCTGTTCTATGCCATCACCACCCTCCACAACCTGCTACTGCATCAGGAGGGAGCCAAGATGGCGGTGCGCCTGGCCGACGGCCTGCAGAGGATGGTGCCCCTGCTGAAGAAGAGCAACCCCAAGTTCCTGGCCATCACCACAGACTGCCTGCAGCTGCTCTCCTACGGAAACCAGGAGAGCAAG CTTATCATCTTAGCTAACGGGGGCCCTGAGGGGCTGGTCTTCATCATGAGGAACTATAATTATGAGAAACTGCTGTGGACCACCAGCCGTGTGCTCAAAGTTCTCTCAGTGTGCCCTAGCAACAAGCCCGCCATAGTGGaagctg GGGGCATGCAAGCCCTGGGACAGCACCTGACTGGCTCCAGCCAGCGCCTCACACAGAACTGCCTCTGGACCCTGAGGAATCTGTCTGATGCTGCCACTAAACAG GAGGGTCTGGACGGCCTGCTGCAGGTGTTAGTGGGACAGCTGGGTTCGGACGATGTCAACATGCTGACGTGCGCCACGGGGATCCTGTCCAACCTCACCTGCAACAACTCCCGCAACAAGACCCTGGTCACGCAGTGCGGCGGCGTCGAGGCGCTCATCCACGCCGTGCTGCGGGCCGGAGAAAAGGAGGACGTGGCCGAGCCCGCCGTCTGCGCCCTGCGCCACTTGACGTCACGCCACCAGGACGCCGAGCTTGCCCAGAATGCTGTGAGGCTGCATTATGGTATTCCTGCCATTGTCAAGCTGCTGGGGCAGCCCCACTACTGGCCTGTGGTGAAG GCCACGGTTGGTCTGATCCGTAACCTGGCGCTGTGCCCAGTCAATCAGGCCCCACTGAGGGATGCTGGAGCCATCCCCCGATTGGTCAACCTGCTGCTGAAGGCTCACCAGGACACCCAGAGACACGCCTCCAGTTCTCAGCAGACGTACCAG GATGGTGTTCGTATGGAGGAGATAGTGGAGGGCTGTACAGGAGCCCTGCACATCCTGGCCAGAGACCCCGTCAACAGGGGAGAGATCGCCAGCATGCAGACCATCCCACTCTTTGTACAG CTGTTGTACTCGTATGTGGAGAACGTGAAGCGTGTGTCTGCGGGGGTGCTGTGTGAGCTGGCCCTGGACAAGCAGTCTGCGGAGATGATCGACGCAGAGGGAGCCTCCGCCCCGCTCATGGAGCTGCTGCACTCCAACAACGAGGGCATCG CCACCTATGCGGCAGCTGTTCTCTTCCGTATCTCGGAGGACAAGAGTTCCGACTACAGGAAGCGTGTGTCCGTGGAGCTCACCCACTCACTGTTCAAACACGACCCTGCGGCCTGGGAGATG gcCCACAATGCTGTACCCATGCAAGCTGCATACTTGGCGGATG AGCTGGATGGAGGCTATCCCCCCTACGGCTACTCTGACCTGGGCGTGGACGGGATGCCACTGGAAGCAGAGATGCATGAGCAGTACATGCCTGAGATGGCCTACGATCCCCGACAGGCCTACCCAGAGCCACTCTAA